One window of Trifolium pratense cultivar HEN17-A07 linkage group LG5, ARS_RC_1.1, whole genome shotgun sequence genomic DNA carries:
- the LOC123883502 gene encoding glyceraldehyde-3-phosphate dehydrogenase, cytosolic isoform X1: protein MGSGKIKIGINGFGRIGRLVARVALKRDDVELVAVNDPFITTDYMTYMFKYDSVHGQWKNDELTVKDSKTLLFGSKPVTVFAHRNPEEIPWASTGADIIVESTGVFTDKDKAAAHLKGGAKKVIISAPSKDAPMFVVGVNEKEYKPEFDIISNASCTTNCLAPLAKVINDRFGIVEGLMTTVHSITATQKTVDGPSAKDWRGGRAASFNIIPSSTGAAKAVGKVLPALNGKLTGMAFRVPTVDVSVVDLTVRLEKPATYDQIKAAIKEESEGNLKGILGYTEDDVVSTDFIGDTRSSIFDAKAGIALNDNFVKLVSWYDNELGYSTRVVDLIVHIAKQL from the exons ATGG GTTCAGGCAAGATCAAGATCGGAATCAACG GATTTGGAAGAATCGGACGTTTGGTTGCTAGAGTTGCTTTGAAGAGGGACGATGTTGAACTCGTTGCTGTTAATGATCCTTTCATTACTACCGATTACATG ACATACATGTTTAAGTATGACAGTGTTCACGGACAGTGGAAAAACGATGAGTTAACTGTTAAGGATTCCAAAACCCTTCTCTTTGGCTCAAAGCCCGTAACTGTCTTTGCACACAG GAACCCAGAAGAGATCCCATGGGCCAGCACCGGTGCTGATATTATTGTTGAGTCCACCGGTGTTTTCACCGACAAGGACAAGGCTGCTGCTCATTTGAAG gGTGGTGCTAAGAAGGTCATCATTTCTGCTCCCAGTAAAGATGCTCCCATGTTTGTTGTTGGTGTTAACGAGAAGGAATACAAGCCAGAGTTCGATATTATCTCCAATGCTAGTTGCACTACCAACTGCCTTGCACCCCTTGCAAAG GTTATCAATGACAGGTTTGGCATTGTTGAGGGTTTGATGACCACTGTTCATTCCATCACTG CCACTCAAAAGACTGTTGATGGGCCATCAGCCAAAGACTGGAGAGGTGGAAGAGCTGCCTCATTCAACATTATTCCTAGCAGCACTGGAGCTGCTAAG GCTGTTGGCAAAGTTCTTCCTGCTTTGAATGGAAAGTTGACCGGAATGGCATTCCGTGTCCCAACTGTCGATGTGTCAGTTGTTGACCTTACAGTGAGGCTCGAGAAACCCGCCACCTATGACCAAATCAAAGCTGCTATCAA GGAGGAGTCTGAGGGCAACTTGAAAGGAATCCTCGGTTACACCGAAGATGATGTGGTCTCCACTGACTTTATTGGTGACACCAG GTCAAGCATCTTTGATGCCAAGGCAGGAATTGCCTTAAATGACAACTTTGTCAAGCTTGTCTCATGGTACGACAACGAGTTGGGTTACAG TACCCGTGTTGTTGACCTCATTGTTCACATTGCAAAGCAACTTTAA
- the LOC123883502 gene encoding glyceraldehyde-3-phosphate dehydrogenase, cytosolic isoform X2, whose translation MGKIKIGINGFGRIGRLVARVALKRDDVELVAVNDPFITTDYMTYMFKYDSVHGQWKNDELTVKDSKTLLFGSKPVTVFAHRNPEEIPWASTGADIIVESTGVFTDKDKAAAHLKGGAKKVIISAPSKDAPMFVVGVNEKEYKPEFDIISNASCTTNCLAPLAKVINDRFGIVEGLMTTVHSITATQKTVDGPSAKDWRGGRAASFNIIPSSTGAAKAVGKVLPALNGKLTGMAFRVPTVDVSVVDLTVRLEKPATYDQIKAAIKEESEGNLKGILGYTEDDVVSTDFIGDTRSSIFDAKAGIALNDNFVKLVSWYDNELGYSTRVVDLIVHIAKQL comes from the exons ATGG GCAAGATCAAGATCGGAATCAACG GATTTGGAAGAATCGGACGTTTGGTTGCTAGAGTTGCTTTGAAGAGGGACGATGTTGAACTCGTTGCTGTTAATGATCCTTTCATTACTACCGATTACATG ACATACATGTTTAAGTATGACAGTGTTCACGGACAGTGGAAAAACGATGAGTTAACTGTTAAGGATTCCAAAACCCTTCTCTTTGGCTCAAAGCCCGTAACTGTCTTTGCACACAG GAACCCAGAAGAGATCCCATGGGCCAGCACCGGTGCTGATATTATTGTTGAGTCCACCGGTGTTTTCACCGACAAGGACAAGGCTGCTGCTCATTTGAAG gGTGGTGCTAAGAAGGTCATCATTTCTGCTCCCAGTAAAGATGCTCCCATGTTTGTTGTTGGTGTTAACGAGAAGGAATACAAGCCAGAGTTCGATATTATCTCCAATGCTAGTTGCACTACCAACTGCCTTGCACCCCTTGCAAAG GTTATCAATGACAGGTTTGGCATTGTTGAGGGTTTGATGACCACTGTTCATTCCATCACTG CCACTCAAAAGACTGTTGATGGGCCATCAGCCAAAGACTGGAGAGGTGGAAGAGCTGCCTCATTCAACATTATTCCTAGCAGCACTGGAGCTGCTAAG GCTGTTGGCAAAGTTCTTCCTGCTTTGAATGGAAAGTTGACCGGAATGGCATTCCGTGTCCCAACTGTCGATGTGTCAGTTGTTGACCTTACAGTGAGGCTCGAGAAACCCGCCACCTATGACCAAATCAAAGCTGCTATCAA GGAGGAGTCTGAGGGCAACTTGAAAGGAATCCTCGGTTACACCGAAGATGATGTGGTCTCCACTGACTTTATTGGTGACACCAG GTCAAGCATCTTTGATGCCAAGGCAGGAATTGCCTTAAATGACAACTTTGTCAAGCTTGTCTCATGGTACGACAACGAGTTGGGTTACAG TACCCGTGTTGTTGACCTCATTGTTCACATTGCAAAGCAACTTTAA